A part of Eschrichtius robustus isolate mEscRob2 chromosome 20, mEscRob2.pri, whole genome shotgun sequence genomic DNA contains:
- the CAMTA2 gene encoding calmodulin-binding transcription activator 2 isoform X4 has protein sequence MNTKDTTEVAENSHHLKIFLPKKLLECLPRCALLPPERLRWNTNEEIASYLITFEKHDEWLSCAPKTRPQNGSIILYNRKKVKYRKDGYLWKKRKDGKTTREDHMKLKVQGMENPDIVLVHYLNVPALEDCGKGCSPIFCSISSDRREWLRWSREELLGQLKPMFHGIKWSCGNGTEEFSVEQLVQQILDTHPTKPAPRTHACLCSGGLGSGSLTHKCSSTKHRIISPKVEPRALTLTSVPHPHPPEPPPLIAPLPPELPKAHTSPSSSSSSSSSSGFAEPLEIRPSPPTSRGGSSTGGTAILLLTGLEQRTGGLTPTRHLASQADPRPSMSLAVVVGSEPSAPPPAPPSPAFDPDRFLNSPQRGQTYGGGQGVSPDFPETEAAHTPCPALEPAAALEPQAAARGPPPQPRAGGRRGNCFFIQDDDSGEELKAQGAAPPVPSPPPSPAPSPSPLEPSGRVGRGEALFGGAGGASELEPFSLSSFPDLMGELISDEPPSGPAPAPQLSPALSTITDFSPEWSYPEGGVKVLITGPWTEAAEHYSCVFDHIAVPASLVQPGVLRCYCPAHEVGLVSLQVAGREGPLSASVLFEYRARRFLSLPSTQLDWLSLDDNQFRMSILERLEQMEKRMAEIAAAGQAPYQGPDAPPIQDEGQGPGFEARVVVLVESMIPRSTWRGPERLAHGSPFRGMSLLHLAAAQGYARLIETLSQWRSVETGSLDLEQEVDPLNVDHFSCTPLMWACALGHLEAAVLLFRWNRQALSIPDSLGRLPLSVAHSRGHVRLARCLEELQRQEASAEPPLALSPPSSSPDTGLSSVSSPSELSDGTFSVTSAYSSAPDGSPPPAPLPTSEITMEMVPGRLSSGAPEAPLLLMDYEATNPKGPPPSPPPLPPAPDGRAAPEETDSPPAVDVIPVDMISLAKQIIEATPERIKREDFVGLPEAGAPMRERTGAVGLSETMSWLASYLENVDHFPSSAPPSELPFERGRLAIPPAPSWAEFLSASASGKMESDFALLTLSDHEQRELYEAARVIQTAFRKYKGRRLKEQQEVAAAVIQRCYRKYKQFALYKKMTQAAILIQSKFRSYYEQKRFQQSRRAAVLIQQHYRSYRRRPGPPHRPTGTLPARNKGSFLTKKQDQAARKIMRFLRRCRHRMRELKQNQELEGLPQPGLAT, from the exons ATGAATACCAAGGACACCACTGAGGTTGCTG AGAACAGCCACCACCTGAAGATCTTTCTACCCAAGAAGCTGCTGGAGTGTCTTCCTCGCTGTGCGCTGCTGCCTCCAGAGCGGCTACGGTGGAATACAAATGAG GAGATTGCATCCTACTTGATCACCTTCGAGAAGCATGATGAGTGGCTATCCTGTGCACCCAAGACAAG GCCTCAGAACGGCTCTATTATCCTCTACAACCGCAAGAAGGTGAAATACCGGAAGGATGGTTACCTCTGGAAGAAGCGGAAGGACGGGAAGACCACCCGAGAGGACCACATGAAGCTGAAGGTCCAGGGCATGGAG AACCCTGACATCGTCCTTGTGCACTACCTGAACGTCCCAGCCCTGGAGGATTGTGGAAAGGGCTGCAGCCCCATCTTTTGTTCCATCAGCAGCGACCGTCGAGAGTGGCTCAGGTGGTCCCGGGAGGAGCTGTTGGGACAGCTGAAGCCCATGT TTCATGGCATCAAGTGGAGCTGTGGGAACGGGACAGAGGAGTTCTCTGTAGAGCAGCTGGTGCAGCAGATCCTGGACACCCACCCGACCAAGCCTGCACCCCGAactcatgcctgtctctgcagTGGGGGCCTTG GTTCTGGGAGCCTTACCCACAAATGCAGCAGCACGAAACACCGCATCATCTCTCCCAAAGTGGAGCCCCGAGCTTTAACCCTGACCTCtgtcccccatccccatccccctgAACCCCCTCCACTGATAGCCCCACTTCCCCCAGAGCTCCCCAAGGCACATACCTCCccatcttcttcttcctcttcctcctcttcctccggCTTTGCGGAACCCCTAGAGATCAGACCTAGCCCTCCCACCTCCCGAGGGGGTTCTTCGACAGGAGGCACCGCTATCCTCCTCCTGACGGGACTGGAGCAGCGAACTGGGGGCTTGACGCCCACCAGGCACTTGGCTTCCCAGGCCGATCCTAGGCCTTCCATGAGCTTGGCTGTAGTCGTAGGCTCTGAGCCCTCTGCCCCGCCGCCagctcctcccagccctgcctttgACCCGGATCGTTTTCTCAACAGCCCACAGAGGGGCCAGACATatggaggagggcagggggtAAGCCCAGACTTCCCTGAGACAGAGGCCGCCCATACCCCCTGTCCTGCCCTAGAGCCCGCTGCTGCCCTGGAGCCCCAGGCAGCTGCTCGGGGTCCCCCTCCACAGCCCAGAGCAGGCGGGAGAAGAGGAAACTGCTTCTTCATTCAAGATGACGACAGTGGGGAGGAGCTCAAGGCCCAGGGGGCTGCCCCACCTGTACCTTCACCCCCTCCTTCACCCGCACCCTCACCTTCCCCCTTGGAGCCATCGGGCAGAGTAGGAAGAGGGGAGGCCTTGTTTGGAGGAGCTGGTGGGGCCAGTGAACTGGAGCccttcagtctttcatcattccCTGACCTCATGGGAGAACTCATCAGTGACGAACCTCCGAgtggccctgccccagccccccagctcTCTCCTGCTCTTAGCACCATCACAGACTTCTCCCCAGAGTGGTCCTACCCTGAG GGTGGGGTCAAGGTGCTCATCACAGGACCCTGGACAGAGGCCGCCGAGCATTACTCCTGCGTCTTCGATCACATCGCAGTGCCAGCCTCCCTTGTCCAGCCTGGTGTCTTACGCTGCTACTGTCCCG CCCATGAGGTTGGGCTGGTGTCTTTGCAGGTGGCAGGGCGGGAGGGACCCCTTTCTGCTTCTGTGCTCTTTGAGTATCGAGCCCGCCGATTCCTGTCACTGCCTAGTACTCAGCTTGACTGGTTGTCACTGGACG ACAACCAGTTCCGGATGTCCATCCTGGAGCGACTGGAGCAGATGGAGAAGCGGATGGCAGAGATTGCAGCAGCTGGGCAGGCCCCCTACCAGGGTCCTGATGCCCCTCCAATTCAG GATGAaggccaggggcccgggttcgaggCACGGGTGGTAGTCTTGGTAGAGAGCATGATCCCACGCTCCACCTGGAGGGGTCCTGAACGTCTGGCCCATGGAAGCCCCTTCCGGGGCATGAGCCTGCTGCACCTGGCCGCTGCCCAGGGCTACGCCCGCCTCATCGAGACCCTGAGCCAGTGGCG GAGTGTGGAGACCGGAAGCTTGGACTTAGAGCAAGAGGTTGACCCACTCAACGTGGACCATTTCTCTTGCACTCCTCTG ATGTGGGCTTGTGCCCTGGGCCACCTGGAGGCTGCCGTGCTCCTTTTCCGTTGGAACAGACAGGCACTGAGCATTCCCGACTCTCTGGGCCGCCTGCCCCTGTCCGTGGCTCATTCCCGGGGTCACGTGCGCCTCGCCCGCTGCCTTGAGGAACTTCAGAGACAGGAAGCTTCAGCTGAGCCCCCGCTTGCCCTGTCgccgccctcctccagcccagacACTG GTCTGAGCAGCGTCTCCTCGCCTTCGGAGCTATCGGATGGCACTTTCTCCGTCACATCAGCCTATTCTAGTGCCCCGGATGGGAGTCCTCCCCCTGCTCCTCTGCCAACCTCTGAGATTACTATGGAGATGGTCCCAGGCCGGCTCTCCTCTGGTGCCCCAGAGGCCCCCCTACTCCTCATGGACTATGAAGCCACCAACCCCAAAGGGCCCCCACCCTCACCGCCTCCTCTCCCACCAGCCCCAGATGGTCGGGCTGCTCCAGAGGAAACTGACAGCCCACCAGCTGTGGATGTGATCCCG GTGGACATGATCTCACTGGCCAAGCAGATCATCGAAGCCACACCAGAGCGGATTAAACGGGAGGACTTTGTCGGGCTGCCTGAGGCCGGAGCCCCAATGCGGGAGCGGACAGGGGCCGTGGGGCTCAGCGAGACCATGTCCTGGTTGGCCAGCTACCTGGAGAATGTGGACCATTTCCCCAGCTCAGCCCCTCCCAG CGAACTGCCCTTTGAGCGGGGTCGCCTGGCTATCCCTCCGGCACCTTCCTGGGCAGAGTTTCTCTCTGCATCCGCCAGTGGCAAGATGGAGAGTGATTTTGCCCTGCTGACCCTATCGGATCACGAGCAGCGGGAACTGTACGAGGCAGCCCGAGTCATCCAGACGGCCTTCCGAAAGTACAAG GGCCGGCGGCTGAAGGAGCAGCAGGAGGTAGCAGCAGCTGTGATCCAGCGCTGTTACCGGAAGTACAAGCAG TTTGCACTCTATAAGAAGATGACCCAGGCGGCCATCCTGATCCAGAGCAAGTTCCGAAGCTACTATGAACAGAAGCGGTTTCAGCAGAGCCGCCGGGCGGCGGTGCTCATCCAGCAGCACTACCGTTCCTACCGCCGCCGGCCCGGGCCTCCCC